From the genome of Leptospira koniambonensis:
ATTGTATGACGGATTACAACACTTACCATATCAAAGGAACCGCTTACGATCAGAGCTGCGCAAGATAAGTAGAAGTTTCTGGAAAGTGCAAATACGATCATACAAAGTCCAAAACCGAATACACTACTGAGTAATATTACTCCTGAATTTGTTTTAGGAGGTTTTACTGCGATAAACAATGCGCACAGTACTGCGCCGATCGCAGGAGCGGATCTTAAAATTCCGTAATATTCAGGACCCATTCCTAAAACTTCTCTGGAGAATGTAGGAATAAGTGCCACAGCTCCACCGAATAATACTGCAAATAGATCTAAGCTGATCGCGCCCAAGATCAACTGGTGACCGAACACAAACTTCCAGCCGGTTCCTAAACTTTTCCAAATGGATTCCTTCTCTCCTTGTTTTTCAGGAACAGGTTTAGAAGGAACAAGTAGTAGAATAAATAAAGAGAATAACATGATGCAGAAGTCTGCAAGAAAAGCAGTTTGAACTCCGTTAAATCCAGTTAGAAGTCCACCAAGCATTGGACCTAAAACTGCGGAACCCTGCCAAGCAACACCACTCCAAGTAGCAGCATTCGGAAAAATTTCCTTAGAGACTAACTGAGTTTGGAAGGCGGCAATACTTGGAGATAAAAATCCTCTACAAATTCCGGAGAAGAATATCACAGAATAGATTGGATAAACCCAATATTTTTCGATCACCCACTCAAAACCTGGAAGAGTGAATAATAAAAGTAAGAAGGAACTAAAAGTCAGACCAGTTAAGGAAAGGAAGATGATCTTCTTCCTTGGAAAACTATCCACAACCAATCCAGAAAAAAGAGAAACTGCTACGTTAGGCACAAGCTCTGCAAATCCTATCAAACCCACGAAGAATGCATCGTGAGTGATATGGTCTATCTGCCAGAAGACCACTGTGGATTGCATAACGAATGAAAGTGTGACCAAAAATTTTCCGGCCAAGAAGTTCCTGAACTCAGGGACTTGTAAAGAAACGAATGGGCTCGAGTTTGCGGATTTTGTCATGAGATAGTTCTACTTCTTCTTTTCTCCGTATTTTAAAAAGAATAATCCAAATGCTGCCACGACCATTGCGTGGTGAAGGATATTTTTCTCTAAAATTTCGGGGATTTTGTTTAATGGATATTGATACACTTCTATTTGTTCGCTTTCATCCAGTTCCTGCCCACCCGGATGAGGATAAACATTTCTGGCGATATAAGTATGACACCAATTGTTCATGAAGGCAGGATTTGCGGAAACCTTTCCTAAATATTCCCAATCGTCTGAGATAAAACCAGTCTCTTCTCTTAGCTCTGCCTGCGCAGATTCTAAGATAGAATTTTTTTCTGCGATCCCGCCTGGGATTTCCAAACAATAAGAATGTAATCCGTGTCTGTATTGATCGATCAGGATTACATTTTCGTCTGCGGTGAGTGCGATTACATTCACCCAATCCTTAGATTCTACTTTGAAAAAATTGCCCGAGATTGTTTTGTCTGGAGAAACTTTCGGAACGGAGATTAACTCAAAAATTGGGGTTTTGAAGAGGTGAGTTTTTTTTCCTTCTTCCCAAAGATTGGAATCGGGGAGGTAATTTTCTGGGCGGAATTCTTGCATATCTGCCGTTTCTTCCAGTTTTTTGAAATCCTTTCAGATTCGCAAACCTTTGCCTGTACGCGGTTGACAAGAAGAGAAAAATCAGGATTATGTCGCTTATACTAGGGGTTCGAAAAACCAGGTTTTTCGGATCCTGAAATTATTTTGCCCTCATAAAATCTGATGAAAGAAGATACAAAT
Proteins encoded in this window:
- a CDS encoding MFS transporter, translated to MTKSANSSPFVSLQVPEFRNFLAGKFLVTLSFVMQSTVVFWQIDHITHDAFFVGLIGFAELVPNVAVSLFSGLVVDSFPRKKIIFLSLTGLTFSSFLLLLFTLPGFEWVIEKYWVYPIYSVIFFSGICRGFLSPSIAAFQTQLVSKEIFPNAATWSGVAWQGSAVLGPMLGGLLTGFNGVQTAFLADFCIMLFSLFILLLVPSKPVPEKQGEKESIWKSLGTGWKFVFGHQLILGAISLDLFAVLFGGAVALIPTFSREVLGMGPEYYGILRSAPAIGAVLCALFIAVKPPKTNSGVILLSSVFGFGLCMIVFALSRNFYLSCAALIVSGSFDMVSVVIRHTIVQMYTPEHMRGRVSAVNNIFIGSSNELGAFESGATAKAFGLVPSVVIGGTLTLLTVGIITAISPRLRKMDLKDITV
- a CDS encoding NUDIX hydrolase, coding for MQEFRPENYLPDSNLWEEGKKTHLFKTPIFELISVPKVSPDKTISGNFFKVESKDWVNVIALTADENVILIDQYRHGLHSYCLEIPGGIAEKNSILESAQAELREETGFISDDWEYLGKVSANPAFMNNWCHTYIARNVYPHPGGQELDESEQIEVYQYPLNKIPEILEKNILHHAMVVAAFGLFFLKYGEKKK